One window of Ziziphus jujuba cultivar Dongzao chromosome 5, ASM3175591v1 genomic DNA carries:
- the LOC107420235 gene encoding uncharacterized protein LOC107420235, giving the protein MESDDDFQTFSSPDEASSQSPVRERKLKRLKKAVRVSQEPPHLDRSDGNPLNPDTNSSKSGAQDFQESNEILGSGSRSEELCSGSALDSGFTGLGGEEDVSGAKRALDFDAIGVETDEKVVEDRRNGVQEENEDVRLEELEKKRPNADDLGDEKNKKKKKRTDNGSFEGKPKRMTEKERRNNMKQLHAESQRLLRESRDTGFKAAPIVHKPISSVLEKIRQRKHEISKKSVIVSGTYFIDDDDSFSTEVIVNHNIECFHVNEREDNRVSEATIEKTIAHPTEVENDNDRLHMDGYNDNVTYPSCEKVASKMAVVEESKQEFRAPIDDTQDLFSDSQTSDAKDDQMNETPSSPLEETFAPSILVMNLKFDSAPHDDVSTDEEDNDKENVDPHPHGLADSSSSPLGDPVKAFVDDEAEEEDDSDNDLMRFQNNDEDEDDGDAEELNDMIATGYEEQPIDKEKRNELHQKWLEQQDAVGTENLLQKLKCGSKLRETTLLEEKEVAEGEEDEGVDYEESEDLVMTNIVRMNLRKVKQMIPQMFTDNDNAYFSDDEETERRLTKQCLLGKAEERATFLSPAEDESSKEIFGRIKKLNIVPSNTKKAKTFSSFDMPLTGGNRNISSKSSFLGRGSTRCLPSSKKRGSGTARSFIFNEMIPMVEAPYQSQLEESSEAIEKQNRPRTAPVKFNTLQMKTSTQKSTTATAAMKPTTSLLDILRQTTLKSKPCPLDSTVTQNKSVLASFKLDKKPV; this is encoded by the exons ATGGAGAGCGACGATGATTTTCAGACATTTTCATCTCCCGATGAAGCTTCCTCTCAGTCACCGGTCCGTGAAAGAAAGCTGAAGCGCTTGAAGAAAGCGGTTAGGGTTTCCCAAGAACCACCCCACCTCGATCGATCAGATGGTAACCCTCTCAATCCTGATACGAATTCCTCCAAATCTGGAGCTCAAGATTTTCAGGAATCCAATGAGATATTGGGGTCTGGATCGAGATCCGAGGAATTGTGCAGTGGAAGTGCTTTGGATTCTGGTTTTACTGGTTTGGGCGGTGAGGAAGATGTCTCTGGGGCTAAGAGAGCTTTGGATTTTGATGCCATTGGTGTCGAAACTGATGAGAAAGTTGTTGAGGATCGAAGGAACGGGGTTCAAGAGGAAAATGAAGACGTGCGCTTGGAGGAATTGGAGAAGAAACGGCCTAATGCTGATGATCTTGGAGACgagaaaaacaagaagaagaaaaagaggacAGACAATGGTAGTTTCGAAGGGAAGCCCAAACGGATGACGGAGAAG GAAAGAAGAAATAATATGAAGCAACTCCATGCTGAATCTCAAAGACTGTTGCGAG AAAGTAGAGATACGGGGTTTAAAGCTGCACCTATCGTTCATAAACCCATATCTTCAGTTTTGGAGAAGATTCGACAACGGAAGCACGAGATTTCGAAAAA GTCTGTCATTGTGAGTGGAACTTATtttattgatgatgatgatagttTCTCAACGGAGGTTATCGTGAACCACAATATAGAATGCTTTCATGTTAACGAAAGAGAAGATAATAGAGTTTCAGAAGCTACAATTGAGAAGACAATTGCGCATCCAACCGAAGTGGAGAACGACAATGATAGGCTACATATGGATGGATATAATGATAACGTAACATACCCGAGCTGTGAAAAAGTTGCTTCCAAAATG GCTGTGGTTGAAGAATCCAAACAGGAGTTTCGAGCTCCCATTGATGATACTCAG GACCTTTTTTCTGATTCCCAAACAAGTGATGCAAAAGATGATCAAATGAATGAGACACCTAGCAGTCCTTTGGAAGAGACTTTTGCACCATCCATACTTGTAATGAACTTAAAGTTTGATTCTGCCCCTCATGATGATGT TTCTACTGATGAAGAGGATAATGATAAAGAGAATGTCGATCCTCATCCACATGGATTAGCAGACTCGTCTTCATCTCCACTTGGGGATCCTGTCAAAGCATTTGTTGATGATGAAGCTGAGGAAGAAGATGACAGTGACAATGACCTAATGCGGTTCCAAaataatgatgaagatgaagatgatggagATGCTGAGGAGCTTAATGACATGATAGCAACTGGATATGAAGAACAGCCAATTGATAAAGAAAAGCGGAATGAACTCCATCAGAAGTGGCTTGAACAGCAGGATGCAGTAGGAACTGAAAATCTTCTGCAGAAATTGAAGTGTGGTTCAAAACTTAGAGAAACTACTTTGCTTGAAGAGAAAGAAGTTGCTGAAGGTGAGGAAGATGAAGGGGTTGATTATGAAGAATCAGAAGATTTAGTCATGACAAATATTGTGCGAATGAATTTACGTAAAGTAAAGCAAATGATTCCTCAAATGTTTACTGACAACGATAATGCATACTTCTCTGATGATGAGGAAACAGAAAGGAGGCTGACTAAACAATGCCTGCTCGGAAAAGCT GAAGAGCGGGCAACTTTCCTGTCACCTGCAGAGGATGAAAGTTCTAAAGAAATTTTTGGTCGTATAAAGAAGCTGAATATTGTGCCTAGCAATACGAAGAAAGCCAAAACATTCT CCTCTTTTGATATGCCACTTACGGGAGGAAACAGAAATATATCATCGAAG TCATCTTTCCTTGGAAGGGGGTCAACACGTTGTCTACCATCATCCAAGAAACGAGGATCAGGAACAGCTCGTTCCTTTATCTTTAACGAGATGATACCGATGGTAGAAGCACCATACCAGTCTCAGTTAGAGGAATCTTCAGAGGCG ATTGAGAAACAGAACCGGCCAAGGACTGCTCCAGTCAAGTTTAATACGTTGCAAATGAAGACAAGTACCCAGAAGTCAACTACGGCAACAGCTGCAATGAAACCAACTACTTCATTATTGGACATACTAAGGCAAACAACCTTGAAATCCAAGCCTTGCCCTCTCGATAGTACTGTCACCCAAAATAAATCTGTATTGGCTTCATTCAAGTTGGACAAGAAACCTGTGTAG